In Prosthecochloris sp. GSB1, the following proteins share a genomic window:
- a CDS encoding VOC family protein, producing MTTHGEFNWNELQTSNPDKAIIFYGATFGWQFEAEKMPSGGTYWIALSSGRPVCGLWTLENTGGTREADRWVTYVHVDDLDDAIVRALDAGGKVLKKPWQVPGVGRVAWICDPGGAEIGWVTPERHS from the coding sequence ATGACTACTCATGGAGAATTCAACTGGAATGAACTGCAAACCAGTAATCCCGACAAGGCAATTATTTTCTACGGCGCAACCTTCGGATGGCAATTCGAGGCTGAAAAAATGCCCTCAGGAGGCACTTATTGGATAGCTCTCTCTTCCGGAAGACCCGTTTGCGGACTATGGACGTTAGAGAATACCGGTGGAACTCGCGAAGCGGATCGCTGGGTGACATACGTACATGTCGACGACCTTGATGACGCAATCGTTCGAGCCTTAGACGCTGGAGGCAAGGTGCTCAAGAAGCCCTGGCAAGTGCCCGGTGTTGGCCGGGTCGCGTGGATTTGTGACCCTGGGGGTGCAGAAATCGGTTGGGTGACCCCTGAACGGCACTCCTGA
- a CDS encoding L,D-transpeptidase yields the protein MEITRILPLVLFFASLAHERTVLSGASKPPAEAPSPSLAVVAKPSEREAVAASEPIRINDSEATPGVPAGFTLLKLEKSQSRAVLCNRDSLCESIFIRVNRIDRKRISAGKTVLVPVDIGKASEYVPVPRELADSRGEREIRVFLDDQYFGAYENGKLLFWGPVSSGRKSYPTARGMFFVNYKQRHKRSIKYDNAPMPYSINYHYGFFMHQQSLPGYPASHGCIRLLMPDAERLFQWARIGDPVTVL from the coding sequence ATGGAGATCACACGGATACTTCCGCTTGTCCTGTTCTTCGCGTCCCTCGCCCATGAACGAACCGTGCTGTCCGGCGCATCGAAACCTCCCGCCGAAGCGCCTTCTCCCAGCCTTGCCGTCGTGGCGAAACCGTCGGAGCGTGAGGCTGTCGCCGCCTCCGAACCGATACGGATAAATGATTCGGAGGCGACGCCGGGAGTTCCAGCGGGCTTCACCCTTCTGAAGCTCGAAAAAAGTCAATCGAGAGCCGTCCTCTGCAACCGGGATTCACTCTGCGAGTCGATCTTCATAAGGGTTAACCGGATAGACCGCAAGCGTATCTCCGCAGGCAAGACCGTGCTGGTTCCGGTCGATATCGGGAAAGCGTCGGAGTACGTGCCTGTCCCGCGCGAACTCGCAGACAGCAGGGGCGAACGGGAAATCCGTGTATTTCTCGACGATCAGTATTTCGGCGCGTATGAAAACGGGAAACTGCTCTTCTGGGGGCCGGTCTCAAGCGGGAGAAAATCATATCCGACGGCGCGCGGCATGTTCTTCGTGAACTACAAGCAACGCCACAAGCGCTCGATCAAGTACGACAACGCGCCGATGCCCTATTCGATCAATTACCATTACGGCTTCTTCATGCACCAGCAGTCTCTCCCCGGCTATCCCGCATCTCACGGCTGCATCCGCCTACTCATGCCGGACGCCGAACGCCTGTTCCAATGGGCGCGGATAGGAGATCCGGTGACGGTGCTGTAG
- a CDS encoding L,D-transpeptidase: MNSVKTFLVLLLAISSSLYTREAALASSTDGGVMPVAAAEIPEGFELVTLETGSSPGKLCEADAVCETLFKKINRVDDRRIAAGKSVLLPVDTAKASEYVPIPGNLADTRGEREVRVYLDSQYFGAYENGALLFWGPISSGTKSHPTWPGEFVVNYKQRHKRSIKYNNAPMPYSINYDGPYFIHQQALPGHPASHGCVRLLEDDAKRLFGWVRNGDPVTVL; this comes from the coding sequence ATGAACAGTGTAAAAACATTTTTGGTGCTGCTTCTTGCCATCTCATCTTCACTCTACACGCGTGAAGCGGCGCTTGCCTCCTCTACGGATGGCGGCGTGATGCCGGTCGCAGCCGCCGAAATACCGGAAGGGTTCGAACTGGTGACGCTGGAAACAGGATCGTCTCCCGGAAAGCTCTGCGAGGCAGATGCTGTCTGTGAAACACTTTTCAAGAAAATCAACCGCGTGGACGACCGGCGCATCGCAGCCGGCAAGTCCGTGCTGCTGCCTGTCGATACCGCAAAAGCGTCAGAGTACGTGCCGATTCCAGGCAATCTGGCCGATACCCGGGGCGAACGCGAGGTACGCGTCTATCTCGACTCCCAATACTTCGGTGCGTACGAGAACGGCGCCCTGCTCTTCTGGGGACCGATTTCAAGCGGCACGAAGTCGCATCCGACCTGGCCCGGAGAATTCGTCGTGAACTACAAGCAGCGTCACAAACGCTCGATCAAGTACAACAACGCGCCGATGCCGTACTCGATCAACTACGACGGACCGTACTTCATCCACCAGCAGGCTTTGCCGGGTCACCCGGCGTCGCACGGCTGCGTGCGGCTGCTCGAGGACGATGCGAAAAGGCTTTTCGGATGGGTGAGAAACGGAGATCCGGTGACGGTACTGTAA
- the cbiR gene encoding cobamide remodeling phosphodiesterase CbiR — protein sequence MRCKRQFPFRLGTTSYIIPAGIVPNIEYLCDKVDDVELVLFESDEMSNLPSPGDIERLAGIAREHDLTYSVHLPLDVYLGHDDPEVRERSVQKCLRVIELTESLAPSAYVMHAEAGERVDVNGFPDAGKRAFAEHVASSLERLFSATGVKPSECCVETLNYPLDLLGEVISSFGLSVTLDVGHLELYGFPVDEHLRRYLPLARVFHMHGIKEGRDHNGLQHMRKETLDKVVRVLRDAPDSRRVFTMEIFSEKDLRASCETMAGYLG from the coding sequence ATGCGCTGTAAACGGCAGTTTCCTTTCCGGCTGGGCACGACCTCATACATTATTCCCGCAGGGATCGTGCCGAACATCGAGTATCTTTGCGACAAGGTAGACGATGTCGAGCTGGTTCTTTTCGAATCGGATGAAATGAGCAATTTGCCTTCACCCGGAGATATCGAGCGCCTCGCAGGGATAGCCCGGGAGCACGACCTGACCTATTCGGTTCATCTGCCGCTCGACGTTTATCTTGGGCACGACGATCCCGAAGTGCGCGAGCGTTCGGTACAGAAGTGCCTGCGGGTGATAGAACTGACCGAATCACTTGCCCCGTCGGCCTATGTGATGCACGCCGAGGCCGGGGAGCGGGTGGATGTGAACGGTTTTCCTGACGCGGGAAAGCGGGCTTTCGCGGAGCATGTCGCCTCTTCGCTCGAACGGCTGTTTTCAGCAACCGGCGTAAAACCCTCGGAATGTTGCGTCGAGACGCTGAACTATCCTCTCGACCTCCTCGGGGAGGTCATTTCATCGTTCGGCCTTTCGGTTACGCTCGATGTCGGCCATCTCGAGCTGTACGGTTTCCCGGTTGATGAACATCTTCGGCGCTACCTGCCGCTTGCGAGAGTCTTTCATATGCACGGCATAAAGGAGGGGCGGGATCACAACGGGTTGCAGCACATGAGGAAGGAGACTCTCGACAAGGTTGTACGGGTGCTGCGCGACGCGCCGGATTCGAGACGGGTGTTCACGATGGAAATTTTTTCGGAAAAGGATCTGCGGGCCTCGTGCGAAACGATGGCGGGTTATCTCGGGTAG
- a CDS encoding carboxypeptidase-like regulatory domain-containing protein, translated as MHDFWKAMSFSLVTFGLFCIPSAAKAEPEGDVANTATVAAAPGVMQPETILVEVFVNKKSIGTHICYILGEEYWVPFSLFEQEARIEGLGKPEGDGALAFETTLGKLTWNPSKLRKIEQTECISFSDLEKSFYVRGRFVQSIFGIALDVPWVPGKATGKKREIPEIVPDIEAPSSSISFLRLEPDITYDFGGEHTKNLLIETGGRLLGGVWDITWTGDPEERYPARNYHWTTYNNHSALRIGTGSSDLFSLVGNVDFTGIQYGWNNHSILNQLDFERYSDSDVFLSFDRSQNRTIEGNAPPASIAELRLDGVVVARQRINLNGRYVFRNVRMTSDLRKTQVFIYERSLQEKPLAVIDHTMSITNRALPAHEILVRAGGGVDYNPLDNDGDQPTSWTGFGHVLYGVSNRVTLESGIQYNPETREEDLVTGAVLSVGGNWALALYGARSNQRYGSDIRLEGNGEYWNLSYLARFNQEGFARDNLEDLRSHNVRFSTDIFHPFDLLLYGKYLREGNEAPDEYLLPGLYWYVFPQLMLSALPNDDERYRYEANIRFASQSDLTVTYENEVASADLGVDFGRSLSSRALYSRAFATGSDVASLYFDWYPGANRYDLVRAGVSQSGDQRGFSIAWNKFFNTGLQLSLQYSYNMNNALQLDTEDNFSNLAPPDAREYFTLALTWDIGRSGSRFYPINRTAISHTRGGLAGSLKIMNETNLGSSDIDNVSILLNNRKLGQRQVDGSFFVGNLKPGVYAVDVDTENLPLELNVKKKTTYAEVLNGSITQVDIPVYAEYSVAGRITASDGKGVENLPVEVMNEKGETLSSTLTNVFGYYRTESLQPGEYRISVSGEERAVSVKNDYLYGVDFTVERSMSPATSVEAEETAFTTDERSGGFEKEQGKTETIDAPEAEKLSGQTPPSSDTTKKPAGNEPTAGDREKDTSELPD; from the coding sequence ATGCATGACTTCTGGAAGGCGATGAGCTTTTCGCTGGTCACCTTTGGGCTGTTCTGCATACCCTCGGCGGCGAAAGCGGAACCGGAGGGAGACGTGGCGAACACCGCAACCGTTGCCGCGGCTCCAGGCGTAATGCAGCCGGAAACGATTCTTGTGGAAGTCTTCGTCAACAAAAAATCCATAGGCACCCATATCTGCTACATCCTCGGAGAGGAATACTGGGTGCCCTTCAGCCTTTTCGAACAGGAAGCCCGCATCGAAGGACTCGGCAAACCGGAAGGCGACGGAGCCCTGGCCTTTGAAACCACGCTCGGCAAGCTCACCTGGAACCCGTCAAAGCTGCGGAAGATCGAGCAGACCGAATGCATTTCCTTCTCGGATCTTGAAAAGTCGTTTTATGTCCGGGGACGATTCGTCCAATCCATATTCGGTATAGCCCTCGACGTACCCTGGGTTCCCGGCAAAGCGACCGGAAAGAAGCGCGAGATCCCGGAAATCGTTCCTGACATCGAGGCCCCGTCAAGCTCGATCTCCTTTCTCAGGCTGGAGCCGGACATCACCTACGACTTCGGCGGAGAGCATACGAAAAACCTTCTGATCGAAACTGGAGGACGTCTTCTGGGTGGCGTCTGGGACATCACCTGGACAGGCGACCCCGAAGAACGTTACCCGGCAAGAAATTACCACTGGACGACCTACAACAATCATTCGGCCCTGAGAATCGGAACAGGCTCTTCCGACCTGTTTTCGCTCGTGGGAAACGTCGATTTCACGGGTATCCAGTACGGGTGGAACAACCACAGCATCCTGAACCAGCTCGACTTCGAACGCTACAGCGATTCCGACGTCTTCCTCTCTTTCGACCGCTCCCAGAACCGTACTATCGAAGGCAACGCTCCGCCTGCCTCGATAGCCGAGCTGCGGCTCGACGGCGTGGTAGTGGCCCGCCAGCGCATCAACCTCAACGGCCGCTACGTCTTCCGTAACGTGAGAATGACGTCGGACCTGCGAAAAACACAGGTCTTCATCTACGAGCGCTCGTTGCAGGAAAAACCGCTGGCGGTCATAGACCATACGATGTCGATAACCAACCGTGCACTGCCCGCTCATGAAATCCTCGTCAGGGCAGGCGGAGGCGTGGACTACAACCCTCTCGACAACGACGGGGACCAGCCGACTTCATGGACCGGCTTCGGTCATGTGCTCTATGGCGTAAGCAACCGCGTGACGCTCGAAAGCGGCATTCAGTACAATCCTGAAACGCGGGAAGAAGACCTAGTCACCGGGGCGGTACTGTCCGTCGGAGGCAACTGGGCCCTGGCCCTCTACGGCGCACGCTCGAACCAGCGATACGGTTCGGACATACGCCTCGAAGGCAACGGGGAATACTGGAACCTCTCCTATCTCGCCCGGTTCAACCAGGAAGGGTTCGCCAGGGACAATCTCGAAGACCTGCGAAGCCATAACGTCCGCTTCTCCACGGATATTTTCCATCCGTTCGACCTCCTGCTCTACGGAAAGTACCTGCGCGAAGGCAACGAAGCTCCCGATGAATACCTCCTGCCAGGACTCTACTGGTACGTCTTCCCGCAGCTCATGCTTTCGGCGCTGCCCAACGACGACGAACGGTACCGTTACGAAGCAAATATCCGGTTCGCTTCGCAGAGCGACCTGACGGTCACCTACGAAAACGAGGTGGCGAGCGCGGACCTCGGCGTCGATTTTGGCCGCTCCCTCTCCAGCCGTGCGTTGTATTCGAGAGCATTCGCCACGGGCAGCGACGTCGCGAGCCTCTATTTCGACTGGTATCCCGGCGCAAACCGCTACGATCTCGTTCGGGCCGGCGTCTCGCAATCCGGCGACCAGCGAGGGTTTTCCATTGCCTGGAACAAGTTCTTCAACACCGGGTTGCAGCTCAGCCTCCAGTACAGTTACAACATGAACAACGCCTTGCAGCTCGATACCGAGGACAACTTCTCGAACCTTGCGCCGCCGGACGCGCGCGAGTATTTCACGCTTGCCCTGACGTGGGACATCGGCCGCTCGGGCTCGCGATTCTACCCTATCAACCGCACGGCCATCAGCCATACGAGAGGAGGCCTGGCCGGCTCGCTGAAAATCATGAACGAAACGAACCTGGGGTCGTCAGACATCGACAACGTGAGCATACTGCTCAACAATCGCAAGCTCGGGCAGCGGCAGGTCGACGGATCGTTCTTCGTCGGCAACCTCAAACCCGGCGTCTACGCGGTCGATGTCGATACGGAGAACCTTCCCCTTGAACTGAACGTGAAAAAGAAAACCACCTACGCTGAAGTGCTCAACGGCTCCATAACGCAGGTTGATATCCCGGTGTACGCCGAATATTCCGTGGCGGGCAGGATAACCGCCAGCGATGGAAAAGGAGTCGAAAACCTGCCGGTCGAGGTGATGAACGAAAAAGGGGAAACGCTGTCGTCAACCCTTACGAACGTATTCGGCTACTACCGAACGGAAAGTCTGCAACCCGGTGAATACAGAATTTCCGTATCGGGAGAAGAACGCGCAGTCAGCGTGAAAAACGACTATCTCTACGGCGTCGACTTTACTGTCGAACGAAGCATGAGCCCCGCCACGTCGGTGGAGGCTGAAGAAACGGCATTCACTACTGATGAACGGTCGGGAGGGTTCGAAAAGGAGCAGGGCAAGACCGAAACGATAGATGCCCCGGAAGCGGAAAAACTTTCCGGGCAGACGCCCCCCTCATCAGATACGACGAAAAAACCGGCCGGAAACGAGCCCACGGCCGGCGACCGAGAGAAAGACACTTCGGAGCTGCCTGACTGA